In the genome of Ictalurus furcatus strain D&B chromosome 13, Billie_1.0, whole genome shotgun sequence, one region contains:
- the LOC128617196 gene encoding kelch-like protein 10 isoform X3: MVDMKVSVGTTQDLHLWRTQRKRVPFHGRVFRTSLRSVDANRTDAHPKLCRGRHRSEQPSVCAHSLQSVEAYNPHTNSWRMLASMFNPRRNFGVEVMDGRLYVVGGYKYYDEESDDWFNVQDMNIVRGAVSCCVISGLPNVTNYTIAYDDLL, from the exons ATGGTGGACATGAAGGTATCAGTGGGTACAACACAAG ATCTACATCTGTGGAGGACTCAACGGAAACGAGTGCCTTTTCACGGCCGAGTGTTTCGAACCTCGTTACGATCAGTGGACGCGAATCGAACCGATGCCCATCCAAAGCTGTGTCGTGGGCGTCATCGCTCTGAACAACCGAGTGTTTGCG CCCACAGTCTGCAGAGCGTCGAAGCCTACAACCCTCATACCAACTCCTGGAGAATGCTTGCCTCCATGTTTAACCCACGAAGGAACTTTGGCGTCGAG gtGATGGACGGCCGCTTGTACGTGGTTGGCGGCTACAAGTACTACGACGAAGAGAGCGACGACTG GTTCAACGTCCAGGACATGAATATCGTCCGCGGTGCGGTGAGCTGCTGTGTGATATCCGGGCTTCCCAACGTCACCAACTACACCATCGCGTACGATGACCTTCTCTAG
- the LOC128616779 gene encoding 7-methylguanosine phosphate-specific 5'-nucleotidase-like: MNILLKMIPELKHASVRMRDGGRVETIIEHMRREGPNALQVISDFDMTLTRFAHNGTRCPTSYGILHSSAVISEDCKAKMSDLFDLYYPVEINNSMSVEEKIPHMEEWSEITPSLTPSSVSILHSSAVISEDCKAKGVVRAFKGDVIHAFNKREGALQNTQQFVHDRSNVLLLGDSLGDLDMADGVQGLRNILRIGYLSDKVEERREAYVRSYDIVLEKDETLDVPNAILNYITAEKRDHAPV, encoded by the exons ATGAACATCTTGTTGAAAATG ATTCCGGAGCTGAAGCACGCGTCGGTGCGTATGAGAGACGGAGGACGAGTGGAGACCATCATCGAACACATGCGGAGAGAAGGACCTAATGcactgcag gtgatttCTGACTTCGACATGACGCTCACTAGATTTGCTCACAACGGGACACGCTGCCCTACCTCATATG GTATTCTACACAGCAGCGCTGTCATTAGCGAGGACTGTAAAGCCAAG ATGTCGGATTTGTTTGATCTTTATTACCCTGTTGAGATCAACAACTCGATGTCGGTGGAGGAGAAAATCCCTCACATGGAGGAATGGTCAGAGATCACACCATCATTAACACCATCttcagtca GTATTCTACACAGCAGCGCTGTCATTAGCGAGGACTGTAAAGCCAAG ggtgTTGTGCGTGCATTTAAGGGCGATGTGATCCACGCGTTTAATAAAAGAGAGGGCGCTCTACAGAACACACAGCAGTTCGTACACGATCGCAGCAACGTGCTGCTGCTGGGAGATTCGCTGGGAGACCTGGACATGGCCGACGGCGTGCAGGGCCTCCGCAACATCCTGCGCATCGGCTACCTCAGCGACAAG GTCGAGGAGAGGAGGGAGGCGTACGTCAGGTCTTATGACATCGTGCTGGAGAAGGACGAGACGCTGGACGTCCCAAACGCGATACTTAATTACATCACAGCGGAGAAACGAGACCACGCGCCCGTCTGA
- the LOC128617196 gene encoding kelch-like protein 10 isoform X2: MVDMKVSVGTTQEPSWFSVPLDLHLWRTQRKRVPFHGRVFRTSLRSVDANRTDAHPKLCRGRHRSEQPSVCAHSLQSVEAYNPHTNSWRMLASMFNPRRNFGVEVMDGRLYVVGGYKYYDEESDDWFNVQDMNIVRGAVSCCVISGLPNVTNYTIAYDDLL, translated from the exons ATGGTGGACATGAAGGTATCAGTGGGTACAACACAAG AACCTTCTTGGTTTTCGGTTCCTTTAGATCTACATCTGTGGAGGACTCAACGGAAACGAGTGCCTTTTCACGGCCGAGTGTTTCGAACCTCGTTACGATCAGTGGACGCGAATCGAACCGATGCCCATCCAAAGCTGTGTCGTGGGCGTCATCGCTCTGAACAACCGAGTGTTTGCG CCCACAGTCTGCAGAGCGTCGAAGCCTACAACCCTCATACCAACTCCTGGAGAATGCTTGCCTCCATGTTTAACCCACGAAGGAACTTTGGCGTCGAG gtGATGGACGGCCGCTTGTACGTGGTTGGCGGCTACAAGTACTACGACGAAGAGAGCGACGACTG GTTCAACGTCCAGGACATGAATATCGTCCGCGGTGCGGTGAGCTGCTGTGTGATATCCGGGCTTCCCAACGTCACCAACTACACCATCGCGTACGATGACCTTCTCTAG
- the LOC128617196 gene encoding kelch-like protein 10 isoform X1: MLQSLREPESLNWKHPEPSWFSVPLDLHLWRTQRKRVPFHGRVFRTSLRSVDANRTDAHPKLCRGRHRSEQPSVCAHSLQSVEAYNPHTNSWRMLASMFNPRRNFGVEVMDGRLYVVGGYKYYDEESDDWFNVQDMNIVRGAVSCCVISGLPNVTNYTIAYDDLL, translated from the exons atgttacagtcCCTGAGGGAACCTGAAAGCTTGAATTGGAAACACCCAGAACCTTCTTGGTTTTCGGTTCCTTTAGATCTACATCTGTGGAGGACTCAACGGAAACGAGTGCCTTTTCACGGCCGAGTGTTTCGAACCTCGTTACGATCAGTGGACGCGAATCGAACCGATGCCCATCCAAAGCTGTGTCGTGGGCGTCATCGCTCTGAACAACCGAGTGTTTGCG CCCACAGTCTGCAGAGCGTCGAAGCCTACAACCCTCATACCAACTCCTGGAGAATGCTTGCCTCCATGTTTAACCCACGAAGGAACTTTGGCGTCGAG gtGATGGACGGCCGCTTGTACGTGGTTGGCGGCTACAAGTACTACGACGAAGAGAGCGACGACTG GTTCAACGTCCAGGACATGAATATCGTCCGCGGTGCGGTGAGCTGCTGTGTGATATCCGGGCTTCCCAACGTCACCAACTACACCATCGCGTACGATGACCTTCTCTAG